From Plasmodium knowlesi strain H genome assembly, chromosome: 6, one genomic window encodes:
- a CDS encoding ADP/ATP transporter on adenylate translocase, putative, which produces MSGDFKTNFAADFLMGGVSAAISKTVVAPIERVKMLIQTQDSIPEIKSGQVERYSGLINCFKRVSQEQGVMSFWRGNTANIIRYFPTQAFNFAFKDYFKNVFPKYDKNADFTKFFCVNILSGATAGAISLLIVYPLDFARTRLASDIGKGKDRQFTGLFDCLTKIYKQTGLLSLYSGFGVSVTGIIVYRGSYFGLYDSAKALLFNNDKNTNIILKWAVAQSVTILAGLISYPFDTVRRRMMMMSGRKAKEEIQYKSTLDCWYKIIKNEGFAGFFKGAWANVIRGAGGALVLVFYDELQKLM; this is translated from the coding sequence ATGAGTGGAGATTTCAAAACCAATTTCGCGGCCGACTTCCTCATGGGAGGTGTCTCAGCGGCCATTTCAAAAACAGTAGTTGCGCCAATCGAGAGAGTAAAAATGCTTATCCAGACTCAGGATTCGATACCAGAAATCAAATCAGGACAAGTGGAAAGATATTCAGGATTAATCAACTGCTTTAAGAGAGTGTCGCAAGAGCAGGGTGTCATGTCCTTCTGGAGAGGAAACACAGCTAACATTATTCGTTACTTCCCAACCCAAGCTTTCAATTTTGCCTTCAAagattattttaaaaatgtttttcccAAATATGACAAGAACGCAGATTTTACGAAATTTTTCTGTGTCAACATTTTATCCGGAGCAACAGCAGGTGCTATTTCTCTCTTAATTGTATACCCTCTAGATTTCGCAAGAACAAGATTGGCATCGGATATCGGTAAAGGGAAGGACAGACAATTCACGGGATTATTTGATtgcttaacaaaaatatataaacaaaCCGGTTTGTTGTCTCTGTACAGTGGTTTCGGCGTTTCGGTCACAGGTATCATTGTCTATCGAGGTTCCTATTTTGGACTATACGACAGTGCCAAAGCTCTCCTATTTAATAACGATAAAAATACTAATATTATCTTAAAATGGGCAGTTGCACAATCTGTCACCATACTAGCTGGACTCATTTCCTACCCCTTCGATACTGTCAGAAGgagaatgatgatgatgtctggaaggaaggcaaaggaagaaattcaaTACAAAAGTACCCTCGACTGTTggtataaaataattaagaaTGAGGGATTTGCTGGATTCTTTAAAGGCGCTTGGGCTAATGTTATTAGAGGAGCGGGAGGCGCTCTTGTGCTCGTTTTTTACGATGAATTACAGAAGTTGATGTAA
- a CDS encoding dynamin-like protein, putative, translating to MDKLVPIVNKLQNVLSSFISSETLSLPHIAVVGAQSVGKTSLLESLVGLSFMPKGEDIVTRTPIIIQLTNSKTEECYCTLTYTDYENNRVEKHVEDFSILNDMLIDVTDEITGGNKCIKETPIIIEIHKSDVLDLTLIDLPGLTKVPVGNQPQNVEEQIVNLVNKYIKNPNCIILAVSCANIDLANSDSLKMARSVDPKHERTIGVITKCDMVEKPEIWKKMISGSLYPLKKGFVAVVCRSQREVEDNTTIEDSLRKEEEYFNQCLDLSNQMECIMECGIKNLAKKLNNILIEHIKNTVPFLKPKIDALKSIEEEKLLELGEPMDNMNRSEYLAVLVNYITKFSQQYQDIIDGKVFYKDRVDELKGGARIHYIFNDWYIKSLNDFSPLELLTDEEIRIAIRNSSGPRGALFVPESAFETLIKKLINCLKEPSLRCADQVYEELIKIVDNCRIADMERFTNLKSAINEQVKILLKDCLHPTKEMIKNLMLIELSYINTSHPDFLNEQFMRNVYDKDNDYLEELDHAVHMHSNSNKLAHSKRDLQEGYPPTGSGSNNNCMNSSTVLHPHHPSPRHPSPNHLSPNHPSSNHPSPHHHPSYKEDAKLWKGKDDMRPFKNKEGTKIMNIHNSRENVFVLPVIPEKIIPEYSSSSKEIIEIDLIKSLINNYFNIVRKHIADAVPKAIMHFMVNTSRKTMQKVLISNLHNSELFNLFNECSSIKVKRNNCKKNLESLNQAIKMLAEIRNQEI from the coding sequence ATGGATAAGCTAGTGCCAATAGTAAACAAGTTGCAAAATGTGCTGTCTTCGTTCATCAGCAGTGAGACCCTTAGCCTGCCACACATCGCGGTAGTGGGTGCGCAATCAGTAGGTAAGACTTCCCTCCTGGAATCTCTTGTTGGGTTAAGTTTTATGCCAAAGGGTGAAGATATCGTAACGAGGACACCTATCATTATACAGTTAACAAATTCAAAAACAGAAGAATGTTACTGCACGTTGACATATACCGACTATGAAAATAATCGAGTGGAAAAACATGTGGaagatttttccattttaaatgatatGCTTATAGATGTGACGGACGAAATTACTGGGGGGAATAAGTGCATTAAGGAAACTCCAATAATTATAGAAATACACAAAAGCGACGTTTTAGATTTAACCCTAATTGATTTGCCAGGGTTAACAAAGGTACCCGTAGGAAATCAGCCACAAAATGTAGAGGAGCAAATTGTCAATTtggtaaataaatatataaaaaaccCTAACTGCATTATTTTAGCCGTTTCCTGTGCTAACATTGACTTAGCTAATTCAGACAGTTTGAAAATGGCAAGAAGTGTAGATCCGAAACATGAAAGAACCATAGGAGTTATCACAAAATGTGACATGGTGGAGAAGCCCGAAATATGGAAGAAGATGATTAGCGGTTCGTTGTATCCACTAAAAAAAGGGTTCGTGGCAGTTGTGTGTAGGAGTCAGAGGGAGGTGGAGGATAATACCACTATTGAAGATTCAttgagaaaggaagaagaatattttaatCAGTGTCTAGATCTTTCGAACCAAATGGAATGCATTATGGAATGTGGAATTAAGAATTTAGcaaaaaagttaaataatattcttatagaacatattaaaaatacggtcccttttttaaaacctAAAATAGATGCCTTGAAAAGtatagaggaggaaaagttaCTAGAATTAGGAGAACCCATGGATAATATGAACCGGTCTGAATATTTAGCAGTTTTGGTGAACTACATTACTAAATTTTCTCAGCAATATCAAGACATAATAGATGGAAAAGTGTTTTATAAGGACCGAGTGGATGAGCTAAAGGGAGGAGCAAGAATAcattacatttttaatgACTGGTATATAAAATCTTTAAATGATTTTTCCCCATTAGAATTATTAACAGATGAAGAGATTAGAATAGCCATTCGTAATTCTAGCGGACCAAGGGGTGCTCTTTTTGTACCAGAGAGCGCATTCGAAACGTTGATAAAGAAGTTAATAAACTGTTTGAAGGAACCCTCCTTGCGTTGCGCAGATCAGGTGTATGAAGAGCTCATCAAAATTGTTGACAACTGCAGAATAGCAGATATGGAAAGATTCACCAATTTGAAGAGTGCAATAAATGAGCAagttaaaatattattaaaagATTGCCTACACCCAACAAAAGAAATGATAAAGAATTTGATGTTAATTGAGCTATCGTACATTAACACCAGTCATCCAGATTTCCTGAATGAGCAGTTTATGAGGAATGTGTACGATAAGGACAACGATTACTTGGAGGAGTTGGACCACGCGGTACACATGCATAGCAACAGTAATAAATTGGCGCACTCGAAAAGGGACTTGCAGGAGGGGTACCCCCCAACTGGTAGCGGAAGCAACAACAATTGCATGAACAGCTCGACCGTTCTGCACCCCCATCACCCATCGCCGCGTCACCCATCACCGAATCACCTATCGCCGAATCACCCATCGTCCAATCACCCATCGCCGCATCACCATCCATCGTATAAGGAAGATGCCAAGCTGTGGAAGGGCAAAGACGATATGCGTCCCttcaaaaataaagaaggaacaaaaattatgaacattcACAATAGCAGAGAAAATGTCTTCGTTCTGCCAGTGATTcctgaaaaaataattccagaatattcctcctcctctaaGGAAATAATAGAAATAGATCTGATAAAATCTTTAATTAACAACTACTTTAACATTGTTCGAAAGCATATAGCTGATGCAGTTCCAAAAGCTATCATGCACTTCATGGTTAATACATCCAGGAAGACCATGCAGAAGGTGCTCATTTCCAATTTGCATAATAGcgaactttttaatttatttaatgaATGTTCATCCATAAAggtgaaaaggaacaacTGCAAGAAAAATTTGGAGTCCTTAAACCAGGCGATCAAGATGTTGGCGGAAATAAGGAATCAGGAGATTTAG
- a CDS encoding TFIIH basal transcription factor complex helicase XPB subunit, putative has protein sequence MEDSGEHSSTNYNSRGVHKRADILNEDYYARTEKRRKLKAAKKMGEDGELAPNVKSKLKEYYEMRFDKKVINLPFSTDSINIQQRGFHDYSKDMKLKKNHMNKPMWICSDGFIYLEMFNSCSKQASDFLITIAEPICRPELIHEFQLTIFSLYAAISVGVTLDELLVNLDKFSKNFLPDELVHNITKSAESFGKAKLVLRENKYYIEATNKSELDYLLRNSIIKNARLYSSENNSDQKIKNMFTLNSNFQENKSGRGAALSVATDGGAANNGAPNNQSNFLSEAGSDRKAKDTYVTYEAPVLDTAQLGFKISESEKQLMLQEKKNANENLNENSATSAEVYSFEVNCDKLEEVKQEALQTMQRPLLMEYDFRRDKKNPNLICSLKSHVQIRYYQEKALRKMFSNGRSRSGIIVLPCGVGKTLTGITAASTIKKSSLFLTTSAVAVEQWKKQFEDFTNIHPRHIRILTSDYKFDLWPINEAGVLISTYTMLAYSGKRSEQSLKIVNDIRRREWGLLVFDEVQFAPAPSFRRINDIVKSHCKLGLTATLVREDLLIRDLQWIIGPKLYEANWVELQNKGFLAKALCKEIWCSMPSSFYKYYLKSNSFIKRRLYTCNPRKLMMCEYLIKYHEQNNDKIIVFSDNIFALLHIAKTLNKPFIYGKLSPIERIAIINKFKNDSNINTILLSKVGDNAIDIPIANVVIQISFNFASRRQEAQRLGRIIRPKNKANEKKNINDPDSFFYSLVSKDTIEMCYSDKRQRFLINQGYAYNVLSDNIVDFNKLNLVYKNKKIQENLLKCILASTDDGNNDEDDDLFEDPGYKKDAPKMGSRTNIISSHGKKDDAVKKVDSGGLLKLSSNMDVTFSDKKKTSQKKFADKHILFRKFLSQNR, from the exons ATGGAGGATTCAGGTGAACATAGCAGCACGAATTATAATTCGAGGGGGGTTCACAAAAGAGCAGACATTTTAAATGAGGATTACTATGCGAGAACTGAGAAAAGGCGCAAGCTAAAGGCTGCCAAGAAGAT GGGAGAAGACGGGGAGTTGGCCCCAAACGTGAAGAGCAAACTGAAGGAGTACTATGAAATGCGCTTCGACAAGAAAGTGATAAATCTGCCATTTAGCACAGATTCAATAAATATACAACAAAGGGGGTTTCACGATTACAGCAAAGAcatgaagttaaaaaaaaatcacatgaACAAGCCAATGTGGATTTGCTCAGACGGATTTATATACTTAGAAATGTTTAACAGTTGCAGTAAACAGGCATCGGATTTTCTCATAACCATTGCGGAACCAATTTGTAGACCAGAATTAATTCACGAATTTCAGCTAACTATTTTTTCGTTATATGCAGCCATATCTGTGGGTGTTACCCTTGACGAATTATTAGTAAACTTGGATAAATTTTCAAAGAACTTTTTGCCGGACGAGTTAGTACATAATATTACGAAAAGTGCCGAATCATTTGGGAAGGCAAAATTAGTACTCCGAGAAAACAAGTACTACATTGAAGCTACAAATAAATCGGAGCTGGATTATCTGTTGAGGAATagcataataaaaaatgcaagaTTGTATTCTAGTGAAAATAACAGTGATCAGAAAATTAAGAATATGTTTACGTTGAACAGTAATTTTCAGGAGAACAAATCTGGTCGAGGTGCAGCTCTTTCTGTTGCTACTGATGGTGGTGCGGCTAATAATGGGGCACCTAATAATCAGAGCAATTTTTTAAGCGAAGCAGGAAGCGATAGGAAGGCGAAAGATACCTATGTGACGTACGAGGCACCCGTCTTGGACACTGCTCAGCTGG gcTTCAAAATAAGCGAAAGCGAAAAGCAGCTAATGCtacaggagaaaaagaatgcgaatgaaaatttaaacgaAAATTCAGCAACATCAGCTGAGGTTTACTCATTTGAAGTGAACTGCGATAAATTAGAAGAGGTAAAGCAGGAGGCATTGCAAACAATGCAGAGGCCTCTACTAATGGAATACGATTTTAGGAGAGATAAAAAGAACCCAAATTTAATATGCTCTTTAAAAAGTCATGTACAGATTAGGTACTACCAAGAAAAGGCTTTGCGAAAAATGTTCAGTAATGGGAGGAGTAGATCGGGTATTATTGTTCTCCCTTGTGGGGTGGGTAAAACCTTGACAGGAATAACAGCTGCTAGTACTATAAAGAAATCATCCCTCTTTTTAACGACGTCAGCAGTAGCTGTGGAACAATGGAAAAAGCAGTTTGAAGATTTCACAAATATACATCCAAGGCATATAAGAATTTTAACTTCCGATTATAAATTCGATTTGTGGCCAATTAACGAAGCAGGGGTGTTGATTTCTACATACACCATGTTGGCATATTCGGGAAAAAGGAGCGAACAAAGTTTGAAGATTGTAAATGACATAAGGCGAAGAGAATGGGGATTACTTGTTTTTGACGAGGTGCAATTCGCCCCCGCACCATCATTTAGAAGAATAAACGATATAGTAAAATCTCACTGTAAGTTGGGTCTAACTGCAACGCTAGTAAGGGAGGATTTGTTGATCAGGGATTTACAGTGGATTATTGGGCCCAAGTTGTACGAAGCCAACTGGGTTGAACTTCAAAACAAAGGGTTCTTGGCGAAAGCCTTGTGCAAAGAAATATGGTGTAGTATGCCCAGTTCATTTTATAAATACTATTTGAAGTCCAATAGCTTTATTAAGAGAAGACTGTACACTTGTAATCCGAGGAAGCTAATGATGTGTGAATACTTAATAAAATATCACGAACAGAATAATGATAAAATAATCGTTTTTAGTGACAACATTTTCGCACTTTTGCATATAGCGAAAACTTTAAACAAGCCATTTATATATGGAAAGCTATCTCCTATTGAAAGAATAGCTATCATCAACAAGTTTAAAAATGATTCTAATATTAATACAATATTGTTAAGTAAAGTTGGAGATAACGCAATCGATATTCCTATTGCAAATGTGGTTATTCAAAtatcttttaattttgcgTCTAGAAGACAGGAGGCTCAAAGGTTAGGAAGAATTATTAggccaaaaaataaagcgaatgagaagaaaaatattaacgaCCCGGACTCATTCTTCTACAGCCTGGTTAGTAAAGACACCATAGAAATGTGCTACTCTGATAAGAGGCAGAGATTTCTCATCAACCAGGGCTATGCATACAACGTGCTTAGTGATAATATTGTCgattttaataaattaaatttggtatataaaaataagaaaattcAGGAGAACTTACTAAAATGTATTTTGGCAAGCACAGACGATGGTAATAATGACGAAGATGACGACCTATTTGAGGATCCCGGTTATAAAAAAGATGCtccaaaaatgggaagtagAACAAACATAATTTCTTCTCATGGTAAAAAGGATGATGCAGTTAAAAAGGTGGACAGTGGGGGCTTGCTAAAATTATCTTCTAACATGGATGTAACTTTTagtgacaagaaaaaaacctCGCAGAAGAAGTTCGCTGATAAACATATCCTTTTTAGGAAATTCCTAAGTCAGAACAGGTAG